From one Luteolibacter sp. SL250 genomic stretch:
- a CDS encoding MBL fold metallo-hydrolase, with protein sequence MGNANDSQPPPGFNPHYSGILPQKGWPSRNLKFWRHRIVPGMFSRAAGSHSSPVLDAPADGKVRVTWIGHASFFVQFAGHSVIVDPNWANWHGPVKRLRQPGLKLREVPEVDLVLVTHAHFDHLHKPSLKVLKAKEGIVVPRGSGSLVKRLGFSSVHEMCAWDELLFNELHVTHTPCFHWGARYIHDRHRDYGGYLIRAGGKSVFHCGDSAYFDGFEEIGRRQEIDVALMPIGAYESPSGRNVHMNPEEAVRAFAELGAKVMIPMHYGTFPLGNEPHEEPVERLLMEADRLGISERILIPEAGVGIEW encoded by the coding sequence ATGGGAAACGCGAACGACAGCCAGCCCCCTCCGGGGTTCAATCCCCACTACTCAGGAATCCTGCCGCAGAAGGGCTGGCCGAGCCGGAACCTGAAGTTCTGGCGGCACCGGATCGTCCCGGGAATGTTCAGCCGCGCGGCGGGCAGTCATTCCTCACCGGTGCTGGATGCTCCGGCGGATGGAAAGGTGCGGGTGACGTGGATCGGCCACGCCTCGTTTTTCGTCCAGTTCGCGGGACATTCCGTGATCGTGGACCCGAACTGGGCGAACTGGCATGGCCCGGTAAAGCGGCTGCGTCAGCCGGGATTGAAACTGCGGGAGGTGCCGGAAGTGGACCTGGTGCTGGTGACGCACGCCCACTTCGACCACCTGCACAAGCCGAGCCTGAAGGTGCTGAAGGCGAAGGAAGGCATCGTGGTGCCGAGGGGCAGCGGCTCGCTGGTGAAGCGGCTGGGCTTTTCCTCCGTGCATGAGATGTGCGCCTGGGACGAACTGTTGTTCAACGAGCTGCATGTCACCCACACGCCCTGCTTCCACTGGGGCGCGCGCTACATCCATGACCGCCACCGGGACTACGGCGGCTACCTGATCCGCGCGGGCGGAAAGAGCGTCTTCCACTGCGGGGACAGCGCGTATTTCGACGGCTTTGAGGAGATCGGGCGGCGGCAGGAGATCGACGTCGCGCTGATGCCGATCGGCGCGTATGAATCCCCCAGCGGGCGGAACGTCCACATGAATCCGGAGGAGGCCGTGCGGGCCTTCGCGGAGCTGGGGGCGAAAGTCATGATCCCCATGCACTACGGCACCTTTCCGTTGGGGAATGAGCCGCATGAGGAGCCGGTGGAACGGCTGCTGATGGAGGCGGACCGGCTGGGCATCAGCGAGCGGATCCTGATCCCGGAGGCAGGGGTGGGAATCGAATGGTAG
- the pyrF gene encoding orotidine-5'-phosphate decarboxylase: MFDWRRRGDIIRPMTFTERLQHRIDTTCSRLCVGLDPRPGDGGASFARNFLTQVIEETAPWAAAFKPNMAYFEAMGIEGIQLLEDLLKIIPGEIPVILDAKRSDIGETQKYYAQGYFSNWNVDAVTLNPFLGYDSIEPFLDWEGKAVYLLALTSNAGSADFQQQKLADGRSVFELVTALGQRAKEEGRKTDVGYVFGLTNAGGLLEKMPDAPLLVPGLGAQGGDLASLAAAGRSAPDVINVSRGILYAADDRGFASRAQDWAEKIAGAYAG, encoded by the coding sequence ATGTTCGACTGGCGGCGGCGCGGCGATATCATCCGCCCGATGACCTTCACCGAACGCCTGCAGCACCGCATCGACACGACTTGCTCCCGCCTCTGCGTGGGACTGGACCCACGGCCCGGAGATGGCGGCGCCTCGTTCGCGAGGAATTTCCTCACCCAGGTCATCGAAGAGACCGCGCCCTGGGCGGCGGCGTTCAAGCCGAACATGGCCTACTTCGAAGCCATGGGCATCGAGGGCATCCAGTTGCTGGAGGACCTTCTGAAGATCATCCCCGGCGAGATCCCGGTCATCCTGGACGCGAAGCGCAGCGACATCGGCGAGACGCAGAAATACTACGCGCAGGGTTACTTCTCGAACTGGAACGTGGACGCGGTGACGCTCAACCCGTTCCTGGGCTATGATTCCATCGAGCCGTTCCTCGATTGGGAGGGCAAGGCGGTCTATCTGCTGGCACTGACGTCGAACGCGGGATCCGCGGATTTCCAGCAGCAGAAGCTGGCTGACGGACGCTCCGTGTTCGAGCTGGTGACCGCGTTGGGCCAGCGGGCGAAGGAAGAGGGCCGGAAGACGGATGTGGGCTATGTGTTCGGCCTGACGAATGCGGGCGGGCTGCTGGAAAAGATGCCGGACGCGCCGCTGCTGGTGCCCGGTCTGGGCGCGCAGGGCGGGGACCTGGCCTCCCTGGCGGCGGCGGGACGCTCCGCACCGGATGTGATCAATGTCTCCCGCGGCATCCTGTATGCGGCGGATGACCGGGGCTTCGCCTCCCGGGCGCAGGACTGGGCGGAGAAAATCGCAGGCGCATACGCGGGATAG
- a CDS encoding LamG domain-containing protein, with translation MMITTRAFLLLAFLGLPPAGAADLQETWLDGYEGKDATGAHVLGYWKFTSGAELRDSSGKGHDLTLSGAATGVEGRSGGGLKCGYSPTSSHSARASGGGLSPSGPFTLEMWVKPDPGGNPAACHLVDKRYTPDNHTDYAWKLMEAEKSGLRRMSLALGFGSMSETFHSEPMELEAGGWQHVAVTYDAKGTVTFYRDGSLVSQSTRPGLGAVKPGPKNLHIGDRVGSTFSGFPGIIDEVRLSEGALRFESIGLHIRSTRHVWERMEKAEPIVVTCTNLQRKTVTGSRLTIILGEKIQTLEIPPLEPGKSHDFPIPVDTVLKPAAYTLAARLESGGTTVEKKTPLEIVPRPAPAMPVILWGGGDIPRMKDAGFTHYMALGVDNMGEIWKSRRDTAAVPPAGAPDTIGRNMALLDDALAAGIRVVARVSPRGYAETLPGMLRVGRDGKPLARKDIIALNPELPPFFEKVGRSLGTTYGGHPAFSATLVNTEVRDASQPSFSPLEVDAYRAFSGRDIPAEVQSRGGVDWRTLADFPTDRVIPDDHPILSYYRWFWTTGDGWNALHTALSDGVKATARPGHWTFHDPAVRQPAISGAGGNVDVLSHWTYTYPDPQRIGLATDQLLAMSEASGKGQQVMKMTQLIWYRSQTAPVTKTAPDDPVPWVDQDPDAAYITIAPMHLREAFWTKLSRPVSGIMYHGWQSLVPTESASAYKFTNPNTVHVLRELIHDVVRPLGPTLMAVPDSPADVAFLESFTAQMFSKRGGYGYNNGWPTDVWLALQHAHVRTDILHEETLLKDGLEGRRFLVMPHCDVLTAAVVERIRKWQEEGGKIIADEHLCPALKADVPLPAYKRTRSAAVDRTGLLAMAGELSSRMTASGHVPAVTADTPDAILRMRRSGDARYLFVINDRREAGNYVGQNGLVLENGLPTRTMVTLPIDAGAVYDLTRGRQLQPQRGESGKPQLPVDLGPCDGRIFMILPAPLRSVSADLPDSIKRGETAELRVRITTDNDQPVNAVIPLRVRIHDANGKEAEGSGYHAAKDGTLVLPLSIATNEDPGSWEIRITELASGLETTRHTKVRP, from the coding sequence ATGATGATCACCACCCGCGCTTTTCTCCTGTTGGCGTTCCTTGGCCTGCCACCGGCAGGAGCCGCCGACCTCCAGGAAACCTGGCTGGACGGCTATGAGGGGAAGGATGCCACCGGCGCGCACGTGCTGGGCTACTGGAAATTCACCTCCGGAGCGGAGCTGCGGGACAGCTCCGGAAAAGGGCATGACCTCACCCTGTCGGGAGCCGCCACCGGGGTGGAGGGCCGCTCCGGCGGTGGCCTGAAGTGTGGATATTCCCCCACCAGTTCCCACTCCGCCAGAGCCAGCGGCGGCGGCCTCAGCCCCTCCGGCCCGTTCACCCTCGAAATGTGGGTGAAACCCGACCCCGGTGGCAACCCCGCGGCCTGCCACCTGGTGGACAAACGCTACACTCCGGACAACCACACGGACTATGCGTGGAAGCTCATGGAGGCGGAAAAATCCGGCCTGCGCCGCATGTCGCTCGCCCTCGGCTTCGGCTCCATGTCGGAGACCTTCCACTCGGAACCCATGGAGCTGGAGGCGGGTGGCTGGCAGCACGTCGCCGTCACCTATGATGCGAAAGGGACCGTCACCTTCTATCGGGACGGCTCGCTGGTCAGCCAATCCACCCGACCCGGCCTCGGAGCGGTGAAACCGGGACCGAAGAACCTCCACATCGGAGACCGGGTGGGCAGCACCTTTTCGGGATTTCCCGGCATCATCGATGAGGTGAGGCTGAGCGAAGGCGCGCTGCGCTTCGAAAGCATCGGCCTCCACATCCGGAGCACACGCCATGTGTGGGAACGCATGGAAAAGGCGGAACCCATCGTGGTGACCTGCACCAACCTCCAGCGGAAAACCGTCACCGGGTCACGCCTGACCATTATTCTGGGGGAGAAAATCCAGACATTGGAGATTCCGCCACTGGAACCCGGGAAAAGCCATGATTTCCCCATCCCCGTGGATACCGTCCTGAAGCCCGCCGCCTATACCCTGGCCGCCCGCCTGGAAAGCGGCGGGACCACCGTGGAGAAGAAGACTCCGCTGGAGATCGTCCCCCGTCCCGCTCCGGCGATGCCCGTCATCCTCTGGGGCGGGGGTGACATCCCGCGCATGAAGGACGCCGGTTTCACCCACTACATGGCCCTGGGAGTGGACAACATGGGGGAGATCTGGAAATCCCGCCGTGACACCGCGGCGGTACCACCCGCGGGAGCGCCGGACACCATCGGCAGGAACATGGCTCTGCTGGATGATGCCCTGGCCGCCGGTATCCGGGTGGTCGCCCGGGTCTCCCCGCGTGGGTATGCGGAAACCCTTCCCGGCATGCTCCGCGTGGGCAGGGATGGCAAGCCGCTCGCGCGGAAGGACATCATTGCGCTGAATCCCGAACTGCCTCCCTTCTTCGAAAAGGTGGGCCGCAGCCTGGGAACCACCTATGGAGGTCATCCCGCCTTCAGCGCCACCCTGGTGAACACGGAGGTGAGGGACGCTTCCCAGCCATCCTTCTCACCGCTGGAGGTGGACGCCTACCGTGCGTTTTCCGGCAGGGACATCCCGGCGGAGGTGCAGTCCCGTGGTGGCGTGGACTGGCGGACACTCGCGGACTTTCCCACGGATCGCGTCATCCCGGACGACCATCCCATCCTAAGCTACTACCGCTGGTTCTGGACCACCGGGGACGGCTGGAATGCCCTCCACACCGCCCTGAGCGATGGGGTGAAAGCAACCGCCCGCCCCGGCCACTGGACCTTCCATGATCCGGCCGTGCGCCAGCCTGCGATCAGTGGCGCGGGTGGCAATGTGGACGTGCTGTCCCACTGGACCTACACCTATCCGGACCCCCAGCGCATCGGCTTGGCGACCGACCAGCTCCTCGCGATGAGCGAGGCCTCCGGCAAAGGCCAGCAGGTGATGAAGATGACCCAGCTCATCTGGTACCGCAGCCAGACCGCACCGGTCACGAAGACCGCGCCGGATGACCCCGTGCCGTGGGTGGACCAGGACCCGGACGCCGCCTACATCACCATCGCCCCCATGCACCTGCGGGAGGCATTCTGGACAAAACTTTCCCGCCCCGTCAGCGGTATCATGTACCATGGCTGGCAGTCACTCGTCCCCACGGAAAGCGCCAGCGCCTACAAGTTCACCAATCCCAACACCGTCCATGTGTTGCGGGAGCTGATCCATGACGTCGTCCGCCCGCTGGGTCCCACGCTCATGGCGGTTCCCGACAGCCCTGCGGACGTGGCATTTCTGGAAAGCTTCACCGCCCAGATGTTTTCCAAACGCGGGGGCTACGGCTACAACAACGGCTGGCCCACGGACGTCTGGCTGGCACTCCAGCACGCACACGTGCGCACGGACATCCTCCATGAGGAAACGCTCCTCAAGGACGGCCTGGAAGGACGGCGTTTCCTCGTCATGCCCCACTGTGATGTACTCACCGCAGCGGTGGTGGAACGCATCCGGAAATGGCAGGAAGAGGGTGGAAAGATCATCGCGGATGAACACCTCTGCCCGGCCCTGAAGGCGGACGTTCCGCTGCCTGCCTACAAGCGCACACGGAGTGCCGCCGTGGACCGCACCGGCCTGCTGGCCATGGCCGGGGAACTTTCCTCACGGATGACCGCCAGCGGCCATGTCCCGGCCGTCACGGCCGACACCCCGGACGCCATCCTGCGCATGCGCCGCTCCGGAGATGCCCGCTATCTTTTCGTCATCAACGACCGCCGTGAGGCCGGCAACTACGTGGGCCAGAACGGGCTGGTGCTTGAGAACGGCCTGCCCACCCGGACAATGGTGACTCTCCCGATAGATGCCGGCGCGGTGTATGACCTCACCCGCGGACGCCAGCTCCAGCCGCAACGCGGCGAAAGCGGAAAACCACAGCTCCCGGTGGATCTCGGCCCGTGTGACGGACGTATTTTCATGATTCTCCCCGCCCCTCTCCGGTCGGTCTCCGCCGATCTGCCGGACAGCATCAAGCGCGGCGAAACGGCGGAACTGCGCGTCCGCATCACCACGGACAACGACCAACCGGTGAATGCGGTGATCCCGCTGCGGGTGAGGATCCACGACGCCAACGGCAAGGAAGCCGAGGGAAGCGGCTACCACGCCGCGAAGGACGGCACGCTCGTCCTGCCGCTGTCCATCGCCACCAATGAGGACCCCGGATCGTGGGAAATCCGAATCACGGAACTGGCCTCCGGCTTGGAAACCACGCGTCACACGAAGGTGCGGCCATGA
- a CDS encoding MATE family efflux transporter, producing the protein MSKPIPNPSGNPDAAAGLGGRLAGLSLPRQIMVLAMWPLLEQVLAFFVGLTDLLIAGRMVEGPDRVAVLDAMALAGYVSWFFNILQGAIATGVMALVARATGARDKGLANRALGQGIWLGFIAGCVSLLILQLWIPTLIRWIGLSPEASVYAERFLRVLAWSGPFSGTMFALNAALRGAGDTRTPFLGMVVVNVVNMGMSWLFVFGPAPVGGHGIEGIAWGTTVGWAAGLLTACCLLGRWRSEVLHWSLGILKPHWETIRRILRIGAPQSLEIAGMWSIHAFGIHVIASLPVTGALGAHILAIRVEAMSFLPGFAVATAGATLVGQYLGAGRKDMAVKAARLCWGSGVLMMGVMGLLFILFRHTLIGWMAPGSGLHVELAAPLLIVCGLVQPSYATCIILKNTMRGAGATGIVMRWAFTSMIFFRIGVLGAMAKFGSPTLTHVWIVLATDLTVQAVIFSWLHFRGKWLDAKV; encoded by the coding sequence ATGTCGAAACCGATCCCCAACCCCAGCGGAAATCCGGATGCCGCGGCGGGTCTGGGAGGCCGTCTGGCGGGGCTTTCGCTGCCGCGCCAGATCATGGTGCTGGCGATGTGGCCGTTGCTGGAGCAGGTGCTGGCGTTCTTCGTCGGGCTGACGGATCTCCTGATCGCGGGGCGCATGGTGGAGGGTCCGGACCGGGTGGCGGTGCTGGATGCGATGGCGCTGGCGGGCTATGTGAGCTGGTTTTTCAATATCCTCCAGGGGGCCATCGCCACGGGAGTGATGGCGCTGGTGGCGCGGGCCACCGGGGCCAGGGACAAGGGGCTGGCGAACCGGGCGCTGGGGCAGGGAATCTGGCTGGGCTTCATCGCCGGGTGTGTGTCGTTGCTCATCCTGCAACTGTGGATCCCGACGCTGATCCGGTGGATCGGCCTGAGTCCGGAGGCATCCGTGTATGCGGAGCGGTTCCTGCGGGTGCTGGCGTGGTCCGGTCCGTTCAGCGGCACGATGTTCGCGCTGAACGCGGCGCTGCGCGGGGCGGGGGACACGCGGACGCCGTTCCTTGGCATGGTGGTGGTGAACGTGGTGAACATGGGGATGAGCTGGCTGTTCGTCTTCGGCCCGGCTCCGGTGGGCGGCCATGGCATCGAGGGCATCGCCTGGGGGACGACGGTCGGCTGGGCGGCGGGGTTGCTGACGGCCTGCTGCCTGCTGGGCCGGTGGCGGTCGGAGGTGCTGCATTGGTCGCTGGGCATCCTGAAGCCCCATTGGGAGACCATCCGGCGTATCCTGAGGATCGGCGCGCCGCAGTCGCTGGAGATCGCGGGCATGTGGTCCATCCACGCGTTCGGCATCCATGTCATCGCGTCGCTGCCGGTAACGGGGGCGCTGGGGGCGCACATCCTGGCCATCCGGGTGGAGGCGATGAGTTTCCTGCCGGGCTTCGCGGTCGCCACGGCGGGAGCGACGCTGGTGGGGCAGTATCTGGGGGCCGGGAGAAAGGACATGGCGGTGAAGGCCGCGCGGCTGTGCTGGGGTTCCGGCGTGCTGATGATGGGGGTGATGGGCCTGCTCTTCATCCTGTTCCGCCACACGCTCATCGGCTGGATGGCCCCGGGGAGTGGTCTGCACGTGGAGCTGGCCGCGCCGCTGCTCATCGTCTGCGGCCTGGTGCAGCCGTCCTACGCGACCTGCATCATCCTGAAAAACACCATGCGCGGGGCGGGTGCCACGGGTATCGTCATGCGCTGGGCGTTCACCAGCATGATCTTCTTCCGCATCGGCGTGCTGGGGGCGATGGCGAAGTTCGGCTCACCGACGCTGACGCATGTGTGGATCGTGCTGGCGACGGACCTGACGGTGCAGGCGGTGATTTTCTCCTGGCTGCACTTCAGGGGGAAATGGCTGGACGCGAAAGTGTGA
- a CDS encoding YqgE/AlgH family protein, whose translation MASHPPDSPIYLNGQLLLADPSLRDGIFNRSVILLAEHSPDDGALGLILNHPTGHVVGELLKDPDFSALRNLQVYDGGPVERDQLTFSALWWNHQQGLRWALRISAEEAIKHSQQPGTLVRAFIGYSGWSSGQLEGELRRNAWIATRPLPDLLGHDHDKSLWKDLLRPLSPFHRLLAEAPEDPFLN comes from the coding sequence GTGGCGAGCCATCCACCCGATTCCCCGATCTATCTCAACGGCCAGTTGCTGCTGGCCGATCCTTCGCTGCGTGACGGGATTTTCAACCGTTCCGTCATCCTGCTGGCGGAGCATTCGCCCGACGACGGGGCGCTCGGCCTCATCCTCAACCACCCCACCGGCCATGTCGTGGGTGAGTTGCTGAAGGACCCGGATTTCAGCGCGCTGCGCAACCTCCAGGTCTATGACGGCGGCCCCGTCGAGCGGGACCAGCTCACGTTTTCCGCCCTTTGGTGGAACCACCAGCAGGGCCTGCGCTGGGCGCTGCGCATCTCCGCCGAGGAGGCGATCAAGCATTCCCAGCAGCCCGGCACGCTGGTGCGCGCCTTCATCGGCTACTCCGGCTGGTCGTCCGGCCAGCTCGAGGGGGAGCTGCGGCGCAACGCGTGGATCGCCACCCGCCCGCTGCCCGACCTGCTGGGCCATGACCATGACAAGTCGCTGTGGAAAGACCTGCTGCGGCCGCTTTCCCCGTTCCACCGCCTCCTCGCGGAGGCCCCGGAGGATCCGTTCCTCAACTGA
- a CDS encoding bifunctional 3,4-dihydroxy-2-butanone-4-phosphate synthase/GTP cyclohydrolase II, producing MSDSPLLFSPIDEIIAEIAAGRLVIVADDPSRENEADLVGAASLCTPEMVNFMAVHARGLICAPVSPERAEALDLPQMTRRNNEGQKTAFTVSIDAAKDITTGISAADRAITVRLLADPDSTSESFVRPGHIFPIQSVPGGVLRRAGHTEAAVDLATLAGLPPAGVICEIIHDDGTMARVGNLGDYQAKHGLKACTISQLIEYRRRSEKLVFREQTISLPTDFGDFDCHLYRVFTDGSHHLALSRGEIDPEKPILVRVHSECLTGDVFQSKRCDCGGQLASALERLSNEGGVLLYLRQEGRGIGLPAKIHAYKLQEEGLDTIEANEKLGFGSDLRDYGMGAQILHDLGVRKIRLMTNNPKKVVGLEGYGLEIVEQMPISLPSNPHNHKYLETKRTRMGHTL from the coding sequence ATGTCCGACTCGCCACTTCTCTTCAGCCCCATCGACGAAATCATCGCCGAGATCGCCGCAGGCCGCCTCGTCATCGTCGCCGACGATCCATCCCGTGAAAACGAGGCGGACCTGGTGGGTGCCGCCTCTCTCTGCACGCCGGAGATGGTCAACTTCATGGCCGTGCACGCCCGTGGACTGATCTGTGCCCCCGTCAGCCCTGAGCGGGCCGAGGCGCTGGACCTGCCGCAGATGACCCGCCGCAACAACGAGGGACAGAAAACCGCCTTCACCGTCAGCATCGACGCCGCCAAGGACATCACCACCGGTATCTCCGCCGCCGACCGCGCCATCACCGTGCGCCTGCTGGCGGACCCGGATTCCACCTCGGAGTCCTTCGTCCGTCCCGGCCACATCTTCCCCATCCAGTCGGTTCCCGGTGGTGTGCTGCGCCGGGCAGGCCACACGGAGGCCGCCGTCGATCTGGCCACCCTCGCCGGTCTTCCTCCAGCCGGCGTGATCTGTGAGATCATCCATGACGACGGCACCATGGCCCGCGTCGGCAACCTCGGCGACTATCAGGCGAAACACGGCCTGAAGGCCTGCACCATTTCCCAGCTCATCGAGTACCGCAGGCGCTCCGAAAAGCTTGTCTTCCGGGAGCAGACCATCTCGCTGCCCACGGACTTCGGCGACTTCGACTGCCACCTCTACCGCGTCTTCACCGATGGAAGCCACCACCTCGCCCTCAGCCGGGGTGAGATCGATCCGGAAAAGCCGATCCTCGTCCGCGTGCATTCCGAATGCCTGACCGGGGATGTCTTCCAGTCAAAGCGCTGCGACTGCGGTGGCCAGCTCGCATCGGCGCTGGAGCGTCTCTCCAACGAAGGCGGCGTCCTCCTTTACCTCCGCCAGGAAGGCCGTGGCATCGGCCTGCCCGCGAAGATCCACGCTTACAAGCTGCAGGAAGAGGGACTCGACACCATCGAGGCCAACGAAAAGCTCGGCTTCGGTTCCGATCTCCGGGACTACGGCATGGGCGCGCAGATCCTCCATGACCTGGGTGTGCGCAAGATCCGCCTCATGACCAACAACCCGAAAAAGGTCGTGGGTCTTGAAGGGTATGGGCTGGAGATCGTCGAGCAGATGCCCATCAGCCTGCCTTCGAACCCCCACAACCACAAATACCTGGAGACGAAGCGGACCAGGATGGGGCATACGTTGTGA
- a CDS encoding polysaccharide deacetylase family protein has translation MTGSGDAVGNRAVSALFRVFGGPGRRWVADGFERTTFRAMHAGERLLLGWLVSLTVFAAVSEWLVRWTGPWIGWLLVLPVGLVALNLLAFFVPGKKVAVQWWSWLLLLTAWAWWRKDAGNHTAWFAWLWLGIFALNAVAHLILLLGMTLRISGWPGMVWRLSLFFGLHVIAFVDHWFWGWTWALLGGMSISVIYCLAVLRPRCQWLGPVTDFREGRPPLITIDDGPCPDETPVLLDLLDRHGRRAVFFLIGDKVRAHPELAREIVRRGHEVGNHTMTHPQATFWCAGPWRTRREILECQKVIAETTGVTPRLFRAPVGHRNLFTHPVTAELGMEVMAWSRRGFDAVDKDVSKVLEKILPVGRGDIVLMHEGTGIAAEVLGGVVE, from the coding sequence ATGACCGGCAGCGGTGATGCCGTTGGCAACCGGGCCGTCTCCGCGCTGTTCCGTGTCTTCGGAGGCCCGGGACGGCGCTGGGTGGCGGACGGCTTCGAGCGTACGACATTCCGCGCCATGCATGCCGGGGAGCGCCTGCTGCTCGGCTGGCTGGTTTCCCTGACGGTTTTCGCCGCCGTATCGGAGTGGTTGGTCCGCTGGACCGGGCCGTGGATCGGCTGGCTGCTGGTGCTGCCGGTGGGGCTCGTCGCGCTGAACCTGCTGGCATTCTTCGTGCCGGGAAAGAAAGTCGCGGTCCAGTGGTGGAGCTGGCTGCTGCTGCTGACCGCATGGGCTTGGTGGCGGAAGGACGCGGGGAACCACACCGCGTGGTTCGCCTGGCTGTGGCTGGGGATTTTCGCCCTCAATGCCGTGGCGCACCTGATCCTGCTGCTGGGCATGACCCTGCGGATCTCCGGCTGGCCGGGCATGGTCTGGCGGCTTTCCCTGTTCTTCGGGCTGCATGTGATCGCCTTTGTGGACCATTGGTTCTGGGGCTGGACCTGGGCGCTGCTTGGCGGCATGTCGATCTCCGTGATCTACTGTCTGGCGGTGCTGCGCCCGCGCTGCCAATGGCTGGGACCGGTGACGGATTTCCGTGAAGGCCGGCCGCCGCTCATCACCATCGACGACGGCCCTTGCCCGGATGAAACGCCGGTCCTGCTCGACCTGCTGGACCGCCATGGGCGGAGGGCCGTGTTCTTCCTCATCGGAGACAAAGTGCGGGCGCATCCGGAATTGGCGCGTGAGATCGTCCGGCGGGGGCATGAGGTGGGGAACCACACGATGACCCATCCGCAGGCGACGTTCTGGTGTGCCGGACCATGGCGCACGCGGCGGGAGATCCTGGAGTGCCAGAAGGTCATCGCGGAAACCACCGGCGTGACACCCAGGTTGTTCCGCGCCCCCGTGGGGCACCGGAATCTTTTCACCCATCCGGTCACTGCGGAACTCGGCATGGAGGTCATGGCCTGGAGCCGCAGAGGGTTTGACGCCGTGGATAAGGACGTGTCAAAAGTACTGGAGAAGATCCTGCCCGTCGGGAGAGGGGACATCGTACTGATGCACGAAGGGACGGGCATCGCCGCGGAGGTGTTGGGCGGAGTGGTGGAGTAA
- the guaA gene encoding glutamine-hydrolyzing GMP synthase, with amino-acid sequence MHDQHHVAVLDFGSQYTQLIVRRVRELGYFAKLYAIEDFPDIGRPGAIILSGGPKSTSEADAPDLDFAKLMEFGVPVLGVCYGMQLLNIKFGGSVEASSRREYGPAELLVEASSGLYEGVSASSQVWMSHSDTVKIIPDGARVIARNQHGTPVSLQWSDCCFGIQFHPEVTHSHQGLKILNNFLSHAKDLLPFKIDDFKREMIESIRETVGTKQIVCGVSGGVDSTVLAVLLNEAGANVRAIFVDHGLMRKDEGDEVRANFARMGVPIETVDCAEQFLTALDGVDDPEQKRKIIGNLFIDVFWDSVGDAEMLAQGTLYPDVIESASNAKSKASKIKTHHNRVDRILELQAQGKVLEPLAELFKDEVRELGLALGIPADILNRHPFPGPGLAVRCPGVVNEERLRIIRDCDAIFIGKLKEHGWYDRVWQAYAGLVPVKTVGVKGDERSYEWAISLRAVVSEDAMTADWVELPYQLLRETSHRILNEVKGINRVLYDVSTKPPASIEWE; translated from the coding sequence ATGCACGACCAACACCACGTCGCCGTCCTTGATTTCGGCTCCCAGTACACCCAGCTCATCGTCCGCCGCGTGCGGGAGCTTGGCTATTTCGCGAAGCTCTATGCGATCGAGGATTTCCCGGACATCGGCCGACCCGGTGCCATCATCCTTTCCGGCGGACCGAAGAGTACCAGCGAGGCGGATGCGCCGGATCTGGACTTCGCGAAGCTGATGGAGTTCGGCGTGCCGGTGCTGGGCGTGTGCTACGGCATGCAGCTCCTGAACATCAAGTTCGGCGGCTCCGTCGAGGCGAGTTCCCGCCGCGAATACGGTCCTGCGGAACTGTTGGTGGAGGCGTCCAGCGGCCTGTATGAGGGGGTTTCCGCGTCCTCCCAGGTGTGGATGAGCCACTCGGACACGGTGAAGATCATCCCGGACGGGGCGCGCGTCATCGCCCGCAACCAGCACGGGACGCCGGTCTCCCTCCAGTGGAGCGACTGCTGCTTCGGCATCCAGTTCCACCCGGAGGTGACCCACAGCCACCAGGGGCTGAAGATCCTGAACAACTTCCTCTCCCACGCGAAGGACCTGCTGCCGTTCAAGATCGACGACTTCAAGCGCGAGATGATCGAGAGCATCCGCGAGACGGTGGGCACGAAGCAGATCGTCTGCGGGGTGTCCGGCGGAGTGGACAGTACGGTACTCGCCGTACTGCTGAACGAGGCGGGTGCGAATGTCCGCGCCATCTTCGTGGACCACGGCCTGATGCGGAAGGACGAGGGCGACGAGGTCCGCGCGAATTTCGCCCGCATGGGCGTGCCGATCGAGACGGTGGACTGCGCGGAACAGTTCCTGACCGCGCTTGATGGCGTGGATGACCCGGAGCAGAAGCGGAAAATCATCGGCAACCTGTTCATCGACGTCTTCTGGGACTCGGTGGGGGATGCGGAGATGCTGGCGCAGGGCACGCTCTATCCGGACGTGATCGAAAGCGCGTCGAACGCGAAGTCGAAGGCTTCCAAGATCAAGACCCACCACAACCGCGTGGACCGCATCCTGGAACTGCAGGCGCAGGGCAAGGTGCTGGAGCCGCTGGCGGAACTGTTCAAGGACGAGGTGCGCGAACTGGGTCTGGCGCTGGGCATCCCGGCGGACATCCTGAACCGCCATCCGTTCCCCGGGCCCGGCCTCGCCGTGCGCTGCCCGGGCGTGGTGAACGAGGAACGCCTGCGCATCATCCGCGACTGCGACGCCATCTTCATCGGCAAGCTCAAGGAACACGGTTGGTATGACCGCGTGTGGCAGGCCTACGCCGGTCTGGTGCCGGTGAAGACCGTGGGCGTGAAAGGCGACGAACGCAGCTACGAGTGGGCCATTTCACTCCGTGCGGTGGTGTCGGAGGACGCCATGACGGCGGACTGGGTGGAACTGCCCTACCAGCTCCTGCGCGAGACCAGCCACCGCATCCTCAATGAGGTGAAGGGCATCAACCGCGTGCTCTATGATGTTTCGACCAAGCCCCCGGCGAGCATCGAATGGGAATGA